One window of the Marmota flaviventris isolate mMarFla1 chromosome 2, mMarFla1.hap1, whole genome shotgun sequence genome contains the following:
- the LOC114087901 gene encoding olfactory receptor 11G2-like, which yields MKTFSSPSNSSTITGFILLGFPGPRERQILLFVLFSTVYLLTLMGNGSIICAVHWDQRLHTPMYILLANFSFLEIWYVTSTVPNMLANFLSDTKVISFSGCFLLFYFFFSLGSAECFFLAVMAFDRYLAICRPLHYPTLMTGHLCNILVATCWILGFLWFLIPITVISQMSFCGSRIIDHFLCDPGPLLALTCSRHPVIELMSSTLSSLLLFIPFLFIMGSYVLVLRAVLKVPSAAGKRKAFSTCGSHLAVVSLFYGSVMVMYVHPTSEHEAGMQKIVTLFYSVFTPFINPVIYSLRNTDMKQAMKKLLGIYH from the coding sequence ATGAAAACCTTCAGCTCTCCCAGCAACTCCAGCACCATCACTGGCTTCATCCTCCTGGGCTTCCCTGGCCCCAGGGAGAGGCAGATCCTCCTCTTCGTGCTCTTCTCCACTGTCTACCTCCTGACCCTCATGGGCAATGGTTCCATCATCTGTGCCGTGCACTGGGATCAGAGACTACACACCCCCATGTACATCCTGCTGGCCAACTTCTCCTTCCTGGAGATCTGGTATGTCACCTCCACAGTCCCCAACATGTTGGCCAACTTCCTATCTGACACCAAGGTCATCTCCTTCTCTGGGTGCTTCCttctgttctatttcttcttctccttgggCTCTGCAGAATGCTTCTTCCTGGCAGTGATGGCATTTGATCGGTACCTTGCCATCTGCAGGCCCCTACACTACCCCACTCTTATGACTGGGCATCTATGCAACATCCTTGTGGCCACCTGCTGGATACTTGGCTTCCTCTGGTTCCTGATTCCAATCACTGTCATTTCCCAGATGTCTTTCTGTGGATCCAGGATTATTGACCATTTCCTATGTGATCCAGGTCCTCTGTTAGCCCTTACATGTTCCAGACACCCTGTAATAGAGTTGATGAGCTCCACCTTAAGCTCCCTGCTTTTATTTATCCCCTTTCTCTTCATCATGGGGTCTTATGTCCTTGTCCTCAGAGCTGTATTAAAGGTCCCATCAGCAGCTGGAAAAAGAAAGGCCTtttccacctgtgggtctcacctaGCTGTGGTCTCACTCTTCTATGGCTCAGTAATGGTCATGTATGTGCACCCAACATCTGAGCATGAAGCTGGGATGCAGAAGATTGTGActctgttttattctgtttttactcCATTCATTAATCCTGTCATATATAGTCTGAGGAACACTGATATGAAGCAGGCAATGAAGAAATTACTGGGAATATATCACTAA